The sequence GCCGAGAGCCGACCAGCGCGCCACCGCGGCGCGGAGCGGGCCTCGACCGGGACGCCGGCGGCGACCCCGACGCGCTGCGCGGACGCTCAACGGACGCGGAACCGCGCCACGCGGGTGGACATCGCCCGTGCGCCGTTGGCGACGGCGGCACGGACCACGTAGGCGCCGGGGCGCAGCCCCGTCAGCGGCACGCGGATCGTCGCCCGGGCGCGGCCGCGGACCGTCCGGGAGCGGTCGATCGTCCGGGGGTGGCCGCCCCGCCAGCGGCGACCGTCGAACGTCTCCGTCCGGGCACGGCCCCGGACGCGCACCGTCCGGCGCACGTCCACGGCCGCCAGCCACAGCCGCGTCTCCGGGTCGGCCATCCGGACCGTGATGCTGCGCGGCGGCGCGGACGACGACCGGCGCCCGAGCACGATCGACGCGGTCGGCGCGGTCGCGTCGACCGTCGGCGGCGCGGGAGCGGCGTCGGGCGGATCGCCGAGGTCGGGCAGGCCGTCGCCAGCACGGTCGCCGGGAACCGCCGGGCCGGAAGTCGCCGGGACCGGCGACACGGGCGCGGGTCCGGCGGCCCCGGCGGTCGCGGGCACGGTCACGAGGAGCGCCGTGGCGGCGAGGAGCCCGGCGAGACCGGGCGCGAGGGTCGGGGCGCGCATGGCCGTCAGGGTAGGGCCCGGACGGCAGGCCCCGCCGGCTCAGCGCAGGCGGAAGCGCGCCGTCTTGGTGGTGTCGCGTCCGGTGCGGTTGCTGACGGAGACCGTCAGCCGGTAGCTGCCCGGCTTCAGCTGCTTGAGCGGCACCTTCACCGCGACCGCGGCCCGGTCGCGCACCTTGAGCGGCACCGCCAGGGCGGTCCGGTCCCAGCGGCGGCCGTTCCAGGTCTCGGAGCGGGTGCGCGTCCCCGAGCGCACGTCGCGGGTCAGGACGTACCGGCCCGTCCGCAGCTTCGACTCGGGGTCCGACGCCCGGACCGTGACGGACTTGGCGGCCGTGACCGTGCGACGGCGCGGCAGCTCGATCCGCACGACGGCCGGCGTGTCGTCCGCGATCGGCGCCTCGTCCGTCCAACGCAGGGGGTCGTTGGGGTACCGGTCGATGGCGTCGGGGAAGCCGTCGCAGTCGGCGTCGGACGGGCAGCCCGTCGCGCCGGGGATCGGCACGGTGAACCGCGGGGCCGCGGGCGTCGCCGCCCCGGCGGGCGCCGCGGCGCCGAACGCCGCCGCGACGACGGCGGGAGCGATCACGAGCGAGGCGCGGCGGGCAGGACGCATGGCCCCAGGGTAGCTCCGCCGGCCGCCGCGCACGCCCGCTCCGGTCACACGGTGGTGCGCAGCCAGGCGACCGTGTCGGCGATGCCCTTGTCGAGCGGGATGCGCGCCTCCCAGTCCAGCAGGCGCTTCGCCTTCGAGACGTCGGGCCAGCGGCGCCGCACGTCGACGTCGAACGTCGGCAGGTGCTCGAAGCGCAGCTCGTCCGTCCGTCCACACTGCTCCCAGATGACGGCGCAGACGTCGGCGACGGTGCGCTCGTCGCCGGCCGAGATGTTGAAGTCCTCGTTCAGGCCCGCCGCGTGGCCCGTCGCCGTGACGATGCCGTCGGCGATGTCCTGCACGTGGGTCAGGGTGCGGGTCTGGTCGCCCTGGCCGAAGATCGGCAGCGGCGCGCCTTGGGGCAGCGCCAGCACCTTCTTGATGACGTCGGGGACCATGTGCGCGATGCCCGGCTCGTCCTCGGGCACCTCGCCCGGGCCGTAGGCGTTGAACGGGCGCACGATCGTGTAGGGCAGGCCGTGCTCCGCGTGTGCGGCCTTGACCTGGATCTCGCCGGTGAGCTTGGAGAAGCCGTAGGCCGACGTGGGGGCGGGGACCCGCTCGACGTGCTCCTCCTTCGTGGGGAACTCCGTCGTGTTCTCGAACACCATCGAGCTCGAGACGTACGTGAAGCGCTCGACGCCCGTGGCGATCGCCGCGCCCATGACGCTGTTGTAGAGC comes from Patulibacter sp. SYSU D01012 and encodes:
- a CDS encoding NAD-dependent epimerase/dehydratase family protein, with the translated sequence MSRVLVTGGAGTIGTAVVRRLLGDPRFEVRVSDQRDAPDWMREGCEIHRGDLRDRDEAKRAMEGCSHVIHLAAIVGGIGNFHKLPYTLTDVNSSLYNSVMGAAIATGVERFTYVSSSMVFENTTEFPTKEEHVERVPAPTSAYGFSKLTGEIQVKAAHAEHGLPYTIVRPFNAYGPGEVPEDEPGIAHMVPDVIKKVLALPQGAPLPIFGQGDQTRTLTHVQDIADGIVTATGHAAGLNEDFNISAGDERTVADVCAVIWEQCGRTDELRFEHLPTFDVDVRRRWPDVSKAKRLLDWEARIPLDKGIADTVAWLRTTV